One window of the Magnolia sinica isolate HGM2019 chromosome 19, MsV1, whole genome shotgun sequence genome contains the following:
- the LOC131235059 gene encoding uncharacterized protein LOC131235059 → MECMKRIKELPLNSYQVVNNSVDIEHACSDPTEGVDAEIEGAQFEPTENVDIKSAHPKPIVSVDTKSACREPIETTFTFVDSLSSQTVHGIRVKPKFRANHRTYKNPLDKARKKRFRNPIAQTEANQERWEMAQAFQPSNYQFTFTPMCHFNKNSQSMVASSLRLPGRSIDASLLPQHKYQPVNLNIFQQNLFNHGSAPSGSTSGPFVACGYLTINLNQQFLLSNPQLSYQESVVCNQLSS, encoded by the exons ATGGAATGCATGAAAAGGATCAAAGAACTTCCGCTAAACTCTTATCAAGTTGTTAACAATAGTGTAGATATTGAACATGCATGCTCGGACCCAACTGAAGGTGTAGATGCTGAAATTGAAGGTGCACAATTTGAGCCAACTGAAAATGTAGATATTAAAAGTGCACATCCTAAGCCAATTGTAAGTGTAGATACCAAAAGCGCATGCCGTGAACCGATTGAAACAACATTTACTTTTGTGGATAGTTTGAGTTCACAAACTGTACATGGGATTAGAGTAAAGCCTAAATTTAGGGCCAATCATCGTACATATAAAAATCCATTAGATAAAGCACGAAAGAAAAGATTTCGAAATCCTATTGCTCAAACGGAAGCAAATCAAGAGAGATgggaaatggcccaagcatttcaACCTTCAAATTATCAATTTACGTTCACCCCAATGTGTCATTTCAATAAG AATTCACAGAGTATGGTGGCGAGTTCTCTTCGATTACCTGGTAGATCCATTGATGCATCATTATTGCCTCAGCATAAGTACCAACCAGTTAATCTTAACATATTTCAACAAAACCTTTTTAATCATGGGAGTGCTCCTAGTGGATCCACGAGTGGCCCTTTTGTTGCTTGTGGCTATCTAACCATCAACTTGAATCAGCAATTTCTCTTGAGCAACCCACAATTATCTTATCAAGAAAGCGTTGTGTGTAACCAG TTGTCATCATAA